One window of the Leucoraja erinacea ecotype New England unplaced genomic scaffold, Leri_hhj_1 Leri_269S, whole genome shotgun sequence genome contains the following:
- the LOC129693364 gene encoding probable G-protein coupled receptor 139 has translation MHAPGNAPIFAVYYTTLAAFGLPANMVTIVILSQGRCGLSKCITRYLVFMAVTDLLVILAAVILTRLRPIYFPLSFLATNPACSVVIAVSWACKDTSVWLTVAFTFDRFIAICCQRLKHGYCTEKTAAAVIGVICALVCFKNIPLYFVYEPVYIIDKVPWYCSIKEIYYTSTSWRVYDWLHRILNPCLPFLLILLLNALTVRHILAASGARKRLRAQSNGDNQRDPEMESRRKSIILLFAISGSFLLLRLTFVVNFLFVQFSSNNYANSSNSTDPRFILQESGYMLELLSSCTNSCIYAGTQTKFREQLKNAVTYPFNLIKKIKPAPSSNVAPTSRLLPPAQAPAAGSVDPGGAGQIIIKMNDFITYNVMSNVWLHVPSPRPSPVGYVSTYVMLYTSSR, from the exons ATGCACGCGCCTGGAAATGCACCAATCTTTGCCGTGTATTACACGACTCTTGCGGCGTTTGGCTTGCCAG CCAATATGGTGACGATCGTGATTCTCTCCCAGGGAAGATGCggcctttccaaatgcattacTCGCTACCTGGTGTTCATGGCGGTGACGGATCTCCTGGTCATTCTCGCAGCCGTGATATTGACCCGGCTGCGACCAATTTATTTCCCGCTTAGTTTCTTGGCAACAAATCCCGCCTGCAGTGTCGTTATTGCAGTCAGCTGGGCTTGCAAAGACACGTCCGTCTGGCTAACTGTCGCGTTCACCTTCGATCGGTTCATCGCCATTTGCTGCCAGCGACTGAAACACGGTTATTGTACGGAGAAAACGGCGGCTGCAGTTATTGGAGTAATCTGCGCCCTTGTCTGTTTCAAAAACATACCGCTCTACTTTGTTTATGAGCCCGTGTATATTATCGATAAGGTGCCCTGGTATTGCAGCATAAAAGAAATCTATTATACTTCAACTTCCTGGCGAGTTTATGACTGGCTGCATCGTATATTAAACCCATGTCTCCCTTTCCTTCTGATTTTGTTACTTAACGCTCTGACAGTGAGACACATCTTGGCGGCCAGTGGAGCCCGCAAGAGGCTCCGGGCCCAGAGCAATGGAGACAACCAGAGAGATccagagatggagagcaggaggaagtcCATCATTTTACTCTTCGCCATCTCGGGTAGTTTCCTGTTGCTGCGCCTGACGTTCGTTGTCAACTTTCTGTTTGTGCAGTTTTCGAGCAACAACTATGCCAACAGTTCCAATTCCACTGACCCGAGGTTTATTCTTCAAGAAAGCGGATATATGCTAGAGCTTCTCAGTTCCTGCACCAATTCGTGCATTTATGCGGGGACGCAGACCAAATTCAGAGAGCAGTTGAAAAATGCGGTCACATACCCTTTCAACTTGATTAAGAAAATCAA GCCGGCGCCCTCATCGAACGTCGCACCGACCTCTCGACTGTTGCCACCggcccaggccccagccgcgggtTCCGTCGACCCAGGCGGAGCAGGTCAGATTATTATTAAAATGAACGATTTCATCACTTACAATGTTATGTCAAACGTGTGGTTACATGTCCCCAGTCCCAGGCCCAGCCCTGTGGGCTACGTCTCGACGTATGTTATGTTGTACACTTCCAGT AGATAA